The following are encoded in a window of Bacteroidota bacterium genomic DNA:
- a CDS encoding LexA family transcriptional regulator, whose translation MTEAQRLRQVRKALGISQQQIAYTLGLKQGSYSDVERGKASISASLMKRLMECYRVNPTFLLTGSGPLFLQAELSPLHPGAPQLPNVPLVGHELVPAYMLHRQDPTWYLALPYLHLPDLEPEVQHYAFQVRQEAMAPTLYPGDYVVGRPCAIQDVQDNRVYIIFVRDGAWAIRRVLNRYERDGTLILKSDNSGHATYPIPADAVDHLLAVERKISAKLHGPENVYDRLNKLEQELWDLRNEMQKRPGS comes from the coding sequence ATGACAGAAGCCCAACGCCTTCGCCAGGTTCGCAAAGCCCTGGGTATCAGCCAGCAGCAGATAGCCTACACCTTGGGCCTAAAGCAGGGGAGCTACAGTGACGTGGAGCGGGGAAAGGCCAGCATAAGTGCCAGCCTGATGAAGCGCCTGATGGAGTGCTACCGGGTGAACCCCACTTTTTTGCTCACCGGCTCGGGGCCCCTGTTTCTGCAGGCCGAGCTAAGCCCCCTGCACCCGGGCGCACCGCAGCTGCCCAATGTGCCCCTGGTGGGGCACGAGCTGGTGCCAGCATACATGCTGCACCGCCAAGACCCCACGTGGTACCTGGCCCTGCCCTACCTGCACCTGCCAGACCTGGAGCCGGAGGTCCAGCACTATGCCTTTCAGGTACGGCAGGAGGCCATGGCGCCCACCCTGTATCCGGGCGACTATGTGGTGGGCCGGCCCTGTGCTATCCAGGATGTGCAGGACAACCGGGTGTACATCATCTTTGTACGAGATGGTGCCTGGGCCATACGCCGTGTGCTAAACCGCTATGAACGGGATGGCACGCTGATCCTGAAAAGTGATAACAGTGGCCATGCCACCTACCCCATACCCGCCGATGCCGTAGACCACCTGCTGGCCGTGGAGCGGAAGATTAGCGCCAAGCTGCATGGCCCAGAGAATGTGTACGACCGGCTGAATAAGCTGGAGCAGGAGCTGTGGGATCTGAGAAACGAAATGCAAAAGCGCCCCGGCAGCTAG
- a CDS encoding sulfite exporter TauE/SafE family protein: protein MKQKTKTARISVRWQWILSGLLGTLAALGLLLLGSSSLRHSMGAAVGQLWAYTWAHASTDFYLFLLAGFAAQMVDGALGMAYGVTATTTLLSVGVPPAAASASVHSSEIFTSGVSGLMHLRFRNVNTRLFRKLLVPGMLGAILGAFFISELEALFQYVKGFVAIYTLLLGVLIIRKAVRKKRKTKKFKRVRPLAFVGGFLDSVGGGGWGPIVTTTLIAGGRAPRYTIGSVNLAEFFVAAASSVAFVTLIGLTHLQIIAGLILGGLIAAPLAAHLSQRLPIRTMMITVGCVVILVSLRLILLAFL, encoded by the coding sequence GTGAAACAGAAAACCAAAACGGCCCGAATATCTGTGCGCTGGCAGTGGATACTGAGTGGCCTGCTAGGCACCCTGGCGGCACTGGGCCTGCTGCTGCTGGGCAGCAGCAGCCTGCGCCACAGCATGGGTGCTGCGGTAGGCCAGCTGTGGGCGTATACCTGGGCGCATGCCAGCACAGACTTTTATCTCTTTCTGCTTGCAGGTTTTGCCGCACAGATGGTAGATGGTGCACTGGGCATGGCCTACGGCGTTACGGCTACTACCACGCTGCTCAGCGTAGGTGTGCCCCCTGCCGCTGCCAGTGCCAGTGTGCACAGCAGCGAAATCTTTACCAGTGGGGTAAGTGGCCTTATGCACCTGCGCTTTCGGAATGTGAACACCCGACTTTTCCGTAAGCTATTGGTGCCCGGCATGCTGGGTGCCATACTGGGCGCTTTTTTCATCTCCGAGCTGGAAGCCCTGTTTCAGTATGTAAAGGGCTTTGTTGCCATCTATACCCTACTGCTGGGCGTGCTGATTATCCGCAAGGCCGTTCGGAAGAAGCGTAAGACCAAAAAGTTCAAGCGCGTTCGCCCACTTGCCTTTGTTGGTGGGTTTTTGGATTCTGTAGGGGGCGGCGGCTGGGGTCCGATTGTTACCACCACGCTCATAGCGGGTGGGCGGGCACCCCGCTACACCATAGGTAGTGTAAACCTGGCCGAGTTTTTTGTGGCGGCAGCCAGCTCCGTCGCCTTTGTAACCCTCATCGGGCTTACACATCTCCAGATTATTGCAGGGCTTATCCTGGGCGGCCTTATTGCGGCACCACTCGCTGCCCACCTGAGCCAGCGGCTGCCCATCCGCACCATGATGATTACCGTAGGCTGCGTGGTCATCCTTGTCAGCCTGCGCCTCATCCTGCTGGCTTTCTTATAG
- a CDS encoding TetR/AcrR family transcriptional regulator: MKAKTSRDKIIADCHVAVWRSGYHALGIAEICRLSGIEKSSFYNYFESKNEFFLAVLNRYGEELVGRFRQAFGNMDVPFQDQTQNFLIQLEKDYTETLKFFLGCMAGNLSLELADDYPVFRASLQQVFSRVEDVLEARIQHAQHTNELAATLPAREMASMMLALLEGCLLYMKAFKNERAFRLLQSWMGVLMASQVPAGPRQT; the protein is encoded by the coding sequence ATGAAAGCAAAAACAAGCAGGGATAAAATCATTGCCGACTGCCACGTGGCTGTGTGGCGAAGCGGCTATCACGCACTGGGTATAGCTGAGATCTGTAGGCTTTCCGGCATCGAAAAGTCGTCTTTTTACAACTACTTCGAGTCTAAGAATGAGTTCTTCCTCGCCGTACTGAACAGGTACGGCGAGGAGCTTGTTGGTCGCTTCCGGCAAGCCTTTGGCAACATGGATGTACCATTCCAGGATCAGACCCAAAACTTCCTGATCCAGTTAGAGAAAGATTATACCGAGACGCTGAAGTTTTTTCTGGGATGTATGGCGGGCAACCTTAGCCTGGAGCTGGCAGACGATTATCCGGTTTTCCGTGCGTCCCTGCAGCAGGTGTTCAGCCGGGTGGAAGATGTGCTGGAAGCGCGCATACAGCATGCGCAGCATACGAACGAGCTTGCAGCCACCCTCCCCGCACGAGAAATGGCCTCCATGATGCTTGCCCTCCTGGAGGGCTGCCTGCTGTACATGAAGGCTTTCAAGAACGAAAGGGCATTTCGACTACTACAGAGCTGGATGGGCGTGCTAATGGCAAGCCAGGTACCAGCAGGCCCCCGCCAAACGTAG
- a CDS encoding DUF2892 domain-containing protein translates to MKLHNPIKAFSFTFHKNVGKTERIIRLLIAAAGISLFAFGTVAGGLGIVVLVVVFAMLGTGISGKCPMHYIAGIDTTGKARPVQSHESKNKQG, encoded by the coding sequence ATGAAACTTCACAATCCGATCAAGGCCTTCAGCTTTACTTTCCACAAGAATGTAGGCAAAACAGAACGAATTATCCGGCTACTGATTGCCGCAGCAGGTATCAGTCTTTTTGCCTTTGGTACCGTAGCGGGCGGGCTGGGTATTGTGGTGCTGGTTGTTGTGTTTGCCATGCTTGGCACGGGTATATCCGGCAAGTGCCCCATGCACTATATTGCGGGCATAGATACAACGGGCAAGGCCAGGCCCGTACAGAGCCATGAAAGCAAAAACAAGCAGGGATAA
- a CDS encoding phage holin family protein — MAGLGLRFKYWLAANLASLGLAFGWHWLDHHVHLYVWSPSLTYYLVFVIVVADFCTGATFAWRQGRFETRKALRSIWKLVSYTFLLSVAHNLGQKERVFGWLPEAVLFPMVVILLLSLLKNLSLLGWIDPRLAHLMYKKIDTYKNPPSHE, encoded by the coding sequence ATGGCCGGACTCGGCCTTCGCTTCAAGTATTGGCTGGCTGCCAACCTGGCTAGCCTCGGCCTGGCCTTCGGCTGGCACTGGCTGGACCACCACGTACACCTGTACGTATGGAGCCCCAGCCTCACCTATTACCTGGTGTTTGTCATAGTAGTGGCCGATTTCTGCACCGGTGCCACCTTTGCCTGGCGTCAGGGCCGTTTCGAAACCCGCAAGGCACTGCGCTCCATCTGGAAGCTCGTCAGCTATACCTTTCTGCTTAGCGTGGCGCACAACCTGGGGCAGAAAGAGCGCGTGTTTGGCTGGCTGCCCGAGGCGGTGCTCTTCCCCATGGTGGTTATCCTGCTGCTCAGCCTGCTGAAAAACCTGAGCCTGCTGGGCTGGATAGACCCCCGGCTAGCCCACCTGATGTACAAAAAGATAGACACCTACAAAAATCCCCCTAGCCATGAGTAA
- a CDS encoding N-acetylmuramoyl-L-alanine amidase — MNLDPLFEEMGRNLQIPARLFLRAGHHRDDPGAVANGLKENELTIALRNDLAQALKARGVVVLVDDDADDLATDVQKIAQQCRPNDILLDLHFNAASPRATGTECLVPLAASRTEVNLANEIAKAAAQCMQIPNRHHYNGGLPKTEAQSHHGRLAIMRPNCHNVLWEVCFLTNAADMAAYAAHHRTLISTLTHTIFPYLHVA; from the coding sequence ATGAACCTGGATCCCCTATTCGAGGAGATGGGCCGGAACCTGCAAATACCAGCCCGGCTCTTCCTGCGCGCCGGCCACCACCGGGATGACCCCGGAGCAGTGGCCAACGGCCTGAAAGAAAACGAACTGACCATAGCCCTGCGGAATGACCTGGCCCAGGCACTGAAGGCCCGGGGCGTGGTGGTGCTGGTGGACGACGATGCCGACGACCTGGCAACCGATGTGCAGAAGATAGCACAGCAGTGCCGGCCGAATGACATCCTGCTGGACCTGCACTTTAACGCGGCATCGCCCAGGGCCACCGGTACCGAGTGCCTGGTGCCACTAGCTGCCAGCCGCACCGAGGTAAACCTGGCCAACGAGATTGCCAAAGCCGCAGCGCAGTGCATGCAGATACCCAACCGGCACCACTACAACGGCGGCCTGCCGAAAACCGAGGCCCAGAGCCACCATGGCCGGCTAGCCATTATGCGGCCAAACTGCCATAATGTGCTGTGGGAAGTATGTTTCCTGACAAATGCCGCCGATATGGCTGCCTATGCAGCCCACCATCGTACCCTCATCTCTACCCTTACGCACACCATTTTCCCCTACCTGCATGTGGCATGA
- a CDS encoding Clp protease ClpP, which yields MFTPLQISQQAGTIRLHLTGYIGEDVTEQQVLQQLEALPDAEQIEVFINSAGGSVPVGNAIAHLLRSHPAPKTAYIVGSCASMATLIALSCQRIVMDGLAEWMVHLPTTTATGRSDQLADAARISEEMERQFVQLYVQRTGMPEANMLALLRAERWLPARRAQELGFVDEVLELQMAAFYPKAPSGSRTTTPASPVKRPSQIIRLAQADEGRSGWQYLDWARKDPAGLAEMKCHEPQRFEALLARMRVQHT from the coding sequence ATGTTTACGCCGCTACAGATTAGCCAACAAGCCGGAACGATTCGCCTGCACCTTACGGGGTATATAGGCGAGGACGTAACCGAACAGCAGGTGCTCCAGCAGCTGGAGGCCCTGCCCGATGCCGAGCAGATAGAAGTGTTCATCAACAGTGCGGGGGGCAGTGTACCCGTGGGCAATGCCATTGCCCACCTGCTACGCAGCCACCCGGCACCAAAGACTGCCTACATAGTGGGCAGCTGTGCCAGCATGGCCACGCTGATTGCCCTCAGCTGCCAGCGCATTGTAATGGACGGCCTGGCCGAGTGGATGGTGCACCTGCCCACCACCACGGCCACCGGCCGAAGCGACCAACTGGCAGATGCCGCCCGCATAAGCGAGGAAATGGAGCGCCAGTTTGTGCAGCTGTATGTGCAGCGCACGGGCATGCCCGAGGCCAACATGCTGGCACTGCTGCGTGCTGAGCGCTGGCTGCCCGCCCGGCGCGCGCAGGAGCTGGGCTTTGTAGACGAGGTGCTGGAGCTACAGATGGCCGCCTTTTATCCCAAAGCCCCATCAGGCAGCCGTACCACTACCCCTGCCAGCCCAGTGAAGCGCCCCAGCCAGATTATTCGCCTGGCACAGGCCGATGAGGGGCGCAGCGGCTGGCAGTACCTGGACTGGGCACGCAAGGACCCGGCTGGCCTGGCCGAAATGAAGTGCCACGAGCCCCAGCGCTTTGAGGCCCTGCTGGCCCGCATGCGCGTGCAGCACACCTAA
- the miaA gene encoding tRNA (adenosine(37)-N6)-dimethylallyltransferase MiaA, whose amino-acid sequence MQPRLLVLCGPTGSGKTALSIQLAQQLGCNILCADSRQIYREMETGTAKPTVLEQAQVPHWGLDLVLPAEAYSAARYAEYAQACLTQLFATQQPTQILCGGTGLYIQAVCEGLDEIPPTLPETRSLLGQRLAAEGLDSLVAELKRVDAATWQRIDLRNPRRVQRALEVYYDTGRPLSAWQAGGPRPRAFSVQYYALDWPRAVLYARIDQRVDEMMAAGLVAETEQLLDRYGPQAPGLQAIGYAETVAYLQGAYDIATLTDQIKQHTRNYAKRQLSWFRRLAGLQWLAPHQALQQLCASI is encoded by the coding sequence ATGCAACCCCGTCTGCTTGTACTCTGTGGTCCTACTGGCAGTGGCAAAACCGCCCTATCTATACAGCTAGCGCAACAGCTAGGCTGTAACATTCTCTGTGCAGACAGTAGGCAGATTTATCGCGAGATGGAGACCGGTACAGCAAAGCCAACGGTGCTGGAGCAGGCACAGGTGCCCCACTGGGGGCTAGACCTGGTGTTGCCGGCGGAGGCGTACAGCGCAGCCCGGTATGCCGAGTATGCACAGGCATGCCTTACACAGTTGTTCGCCACCCAGCAGCCTACACAGATCCTGTGCGGGGGCACCGGCCTATACATACAGGCTGTGTGCGAAGGCCTGGATGAGATCCCCCCCACGCTGCCGGAGACCCGCAGCCTGCTGGGCCAGCGCCTGGCAGCCGAGGGCCTGGATAGCCTGGTAGCCGAGCTGAAACGGGTGGATGCCGCCACCTGGCAGCGTATAGACCTGCGCAATCCCCGGCGGGTGCAGCGGGCGCTAGAGGTGTACTACGACACAGGCAGGCCGCTGAGTGCCTGGCAGGCAGGTGGCCCCCGCCCGCGTGCTTTTTCCGTTCAATACTACGCCCTGGACTGGCCGCGCGCGGTGCTGTATGCCCGCATAGACCAGCGCGTGGATGAGATGATGGCGGCAGGCCTGGTGGCCGAGACGGAACAACTGCTGGACCGCTACGGACCCCAGGCCCCAGGCCTACAGGCCATAGGCTATGCAGAGACGGTGGCCTACCTACAGGGGGCGTATGACATAGCCACCCTGACCGACCAGATAAAGCAACATACACGCAACTATGCCAAGCGGCAGCTCAGCTGGTTTCGCCGCCTGGCAGGGCTGCAGTGGCTAGCACCACACCAGGCACTACAGCAGTTATGCGCCAGCATTTAG
- a CDS encoding MFS transporter produces MRQHLAVYRQLPGQTYLLSAGEFMLHLVNSAFLLIFNIYLSKLGYADSLIGSLTSMRYLGVLLAAIPIGLYIRGRLLRPLFLISGVGLPLVSCLLLWVVPWQVWSLTLGLMFLWGLLFVLMQVCIQPYMIRQVPPAHYAEAFALHYAVVPLSQVAAGGLIALAGIWMNPVPDERIILLGISGLGLLSVFFFARLQDNLGASTHPHTLNLRSLRGSYQWRRILRALIPTLLLATGAGFTFPFINLFFYQVFGIDSGAFGLMGAGSSLLVFGMVVAGPALKRQFGFGWTISGSQAIAVLLLIGLALCQLYGTAGWALPTAIVLFLFRAPLMKLAQPMAGELTILYVGPRNREIISAFTSSIWSGSWVIGSQLFALLRAYQLPYWQIFLFTAAMYTLGILAYARLIQAVGRMPKAEASDPLN; encoded by the coding sequence ATGCGCCAGCATTTAGCCGTATACCGCCAGCTGCCCGGGCAGACCTATCTGCTGAGTGCCGGAGAGTTTATGCTCCATCTGGTAAACAGTGCGTTTCTGCTCATCTTCAATATTTATCTATCCAAGCTGGGCTATGCGGATAGCCTGATAGGTAGCCTGACGAGTATGCGCTACCTGGGGGTTCTGCTGGCTGCCATCCCCATCGGGCTGTATATACGTGGCCGCCTGCTCCGGCCGCTTTTTCTTATCTCGGGCGTGGGCCTGCCGCTGGTGAGCTGCCTGCTACTGTGGGTAGTGCCGTGGCAGGTATGGAGCCTCACGCTGGGGCTTATGTTCCTGTGGGGGCTGCTGTTTGTGCTCATGCAGGTGTGCATCCAGCCCTACATGATCCGGCAGGTGCCGCCTGCGCACTATGCCGAGGCCTTTGCGCTACACTATGCCGTAGTACCCCTTAGCCAGGTAGCCGCGGGTGGGCTGATAGCCCTGGCGGGTATCTGGATGAACCCTGTGCCAGACGAACGGATTATCCTGCTCGGCATCTCTGGCCTGGGGCTGCTTTCGGTCTTCTTCTTTGCCCGGCTGCAGGATAACCTGGGGGCTAGCACGCACCCCCACACACTAAATCTGCGCAGCCTGCGTGGCAGCTATCAGTGGCGGCGCATCCTGCGGGCACTGATACCCACCCTGCTGCTGGCCACTGGGGCCGGCTTTACCTTCCCCTTCATCAATCTGTTTTTTTACCAGGTATTCGGCATCGATAGCGGCGCATTCGGCCTGATGGGGGCGGGTAGTAGCCTGCTGGTGTTTGGCATGGTGGTGGCGGGGCCAGCGCTGAAGCGTCAGTTTGGTTTCGGCTGGACCATTAGCGGCAGCCAGGCTATTGCGGTGCTGCTGCTCATTGGCCTGGCGCTTTGCCAGCTGTATGGCACCGCAGGCTGGGCTTTGCCCACGGCCATCGTCCTCTTCCTGTTCCGCGCCCCGCTGATGAAGCTGGCCCAGCCGATGGCAGGCGAGCTGACAATCCTGTACGTAGGGCCACGAAACCGGGAAATCATCAGTGCCTTTACCAGCAGCATCTGGAGTGGTAGCTGGGTGATTGGCAGCCAGCTATTTGCCCTGCTACGCGCCTACCAGCTGCCCTACTGGCAGATTTTTCTATTCACTGCGGCCATGTACACGCTGGGTATACTGGCCTACGCCAGGCTGATACAGGCGGTGGGCCGCATGCCCAAGGCAGAGGCTTCCGATCCGCTAAACTAG
- a CDS encoding MBL fold metallo-hydrolase, whose amino-acid sequence MYVEQLYTSCLAEAAYYIESKGEAAIIDPLRETEPYLELARQRGATIKYIFETHFHADFVSGHIDLSHKTGAPIVFGPNAKPSYTAHVAEDGACFQIGDLTIQVLHTPGHTMESTTFLLKDESGKDHAIFTGDTLFIGDVGRPDLAVKSDLTQEDLAGLLYDSLHAKILPLADAVIVYPGHGAGSQCGKNMSKETTDTLGNQKKVNYALQNIGKAQFIQELTTGILPPPAYFPENVRLNKGGYESLDVVMERGARPLSPRDFELEMEQGTFVLDTRNPDDYERGHIPGSINIGLNGQYAVWVGTVVPFGARLALVPEPGKEEESILRLSRVGYDNVAGYLAGGMDAWTQAGKQTGTVRSIEAESIAQALAMGAVILDVRGPGEYETGHIRQAMNVPLADLQQRLAELKPDQPYVVHCAGGYRSMIACSILKRAGYQNLQNVYGGYNRIKQEAGLEFAEGACPSQQRAARLGLS is encoded by the coding sequence ATGTACGTAGAGCAACTGTATACTTCTTGCCTGGCGGAAGCCGCTTATTACATCGAGAGCAAGGGCGAGGCCGCCATAATAGATCCCCTGCGTGAAACGGAGCCGTATCTGGAGCTGGCCAGGCAGCGGGGCGCAACCATCAAGTATATCTTCGAGACGCACTTTCATGCCGATTTTGTGAGTGGCCATATCGACCTTTCGCATAAAACGGGTGCGCCGATTGTTTTCGGCCCGAACGCAAAGCCGAGCTACACGGCACACGTGGCCGAGGATGGAGCCTGCTTCCAGATAGGCGACCTGACCATACAGGTGCTGCATACACCGGGCCATACCATGGAGAGCACCACCTTTCTACTGAAAGATGAATCGGGCAAGGACCACGCCATCTTTACAGGCGACACCCTCTTTATCGGGGATGTAGGGCGTCCGGATCTGGCAGTAAAGTCCGACCTGACCCAGGAGGACCTGGCCGGACTGCTGTACGATAGCCTGCATGCCAAGATACTGCCACTGGCAGATGCGGTGATTGTATATCCGGGCCACGGAGCCGGTAGCCAGTGTGGAAAGAACATGAGCAAGGAAACCACCGATACCCTGGGCAACCAGAAGAAGGTGAACTATGCCCTGCAAAACATCGGCAAGGCGCAGTTTATACAAGAGCTGACAACAGGCATACTCCCTCCGCCTGCATACTTCCCGGAGAATGTACGGCTGAACAAGGGAGGTTACGAAAGCCTGGATGTGGTGATGGAGCGGGGTGCCAGGCCGCTCAGTCCGCGCGACTTTGAGCTGGAGATGGAACAAGGCACCTTTGTGCTAGACACCCGCAACCCCGACGACTACGAAAGAGGCCACATACCCGGTAGTATAAACATAGGCCTGAATGGCCAGTATGCTGTGTGGGTAGGTACGGTAGTGCCCTTTGGTGCCAGGCTGGCCCTGGTTCCCGAGCCGGGTAAGGAAGAGGAAAGCATCCTGCGCCTATCTCGCGTAGGCTACGACAACGTGGCTGGCTATCTGGCGGGCGGAATGGATGCCTGGACGCAGGCCGGAAAGCAGACGGGTACGGTGCGTAGTATAGAGGCCGAAAGCATTGCACAGGCACTGGCCATGGGTGCGGTGATCCTGGATGTACGAGGCCCTGGAGAATACGAAACGGGCCATATCCGGCAGGCCATGAATGTGCCGCTGGCCGACCTGCAGCAGCGCCTGGCCGAGCTGAAACCCGATCAGCCCTACGTGGTACACTGTGCGGGCGGCTACCGCAGTATGATAGCTTGCAGCATCCTGAAAAGAGCTGGCTACCAGAACCTGCAGAACGTGTATGGCGGCTATAACCGCATCAAGCAGGAGGCGGGCCTGGAGTTTGCCGAGGGCGCGTGCCCTAGCCAGCAGCGTGCAGCGCGGCTGGGCCTTAGCTAG
- the paaN gene encoding phenylacetic acid degradation protein PaaN, which translates to MKSVAESPAIDKHLALLERAIEAVHARTFYAPYDENPKAYAEDGMKTGSTAYQARLGQAYPLLQAGDSSLAGQEVSPYTGEALRISYPAFSRPEAYIEAAQKAYEQWKRVDIKTRANILIESIERLKDRFFEQSFATMHTTGQGWMMAFQASGPHASDRALEAVALAYHELTRFPEYQNWEKPMGKVTVKLKKHFRIVPRGVSLAIGCSTFPVWNSVPGIYASLMTGNTVIVKPHPLAIYPIAIVVEELQQVLKAQGLDPHTVLLAPDTTENPITKKLAEDSRVKIIDFTGSSSFGDYIESLPNKVVFTEKAGVNSIILDSTADLKETMQNIAFSLNLYSGQMCTCPQNIFIPKAGIKTGDGQVDYAQVVEALTAAIRGLATHEKAGPAVLGAIQNEQTAWRIEDSKKLGKVLLDSLKIANPEYPKARTASPLVMEVAADQLQSLKREHFGPIVLVVPTESTDESIRLAAEIASEKGAISCGAWSLDPATLHKISDQMADAGTAVSANLSGPIYVNQNAGFSDFHVSGGNPSGNASLTDPAFIVRRFTRVGMRIAAS; encoded by the coding sequence ATGAAATCAGTAGCCGAATCTCCTGCCATAGACAAGCACCTGGCTCTCCTGGAGCGTGCCATAGAGGCCGTACATGCACGCACCTTCTACGCTCCCTACGACGAAAACCCCAAGGCCTATGCCGAAGACGGAATGAAAACTGGCAGCACGGCCTACCAGGCCAGGCTGGGCCAGGCCTACCCCCTGCTGCAAGCGGGCGACAGCAGCCTGGCTGGGCAGGAAGTATCGCCCTATACCGGCGAGGCACTACGCATCAGCTACCCTGCCTTTTCTCGGCCCGAAGCCTACATTGAAGCCGCCCAGAAAGCCTATGAGCAGTGGAAGCGCGTAGACATAAAAACCCGTGCGAATATTCTGATAGAAAGCATCGAGCGGCTTAAGGACCGATTTTTCGAGCAGTCCTTCGCCACCATGCATACCACCGGGCAGGGCTGGATGATGGCCTTTCAGGCTAGTGGCCCACATGCCTCAGACCGGGCGCTGGAGGCCGTAGCCCTGGCCTACCACGAGCTGACGCGCTTCCCCGAGTACCAGAACTGGGAAAAACCCATGGGCAAGGTAACGGTGAAGCTGAAGAAACACTTCCGCATTGTGCCCCGTGGCGTTTCGCTGGCCATTGGCTGCAGCACATTCCCCGTTTGGAACTCTGTGCCGGGTATATACGCCAGCCTGATGACCGGAAACACCGTTATCGTGAAACCGCATCCCCTCGCCATTTATCCCATTGCCATAGTGGTGGAGGAGCTGCAGCAGGTACTGAAAGCCCAGGGCCTGGATCCGCACACCGTTCTGCTGGCACCGGATACAACCGAGAACCCCATCACGAAAAAACTCGCCGAAGACTCCCGCGTAAAGATTATCGACTTTACCGGTAGCAGTAGTTTTGGCGACTACATAGAGTCGCTGCCCAACAAGGTGGTTTTCACGGAAAAAGCAGGTGTGAACAGCATCATCCTGGACAGTACTGCCGACCTGAAGGAGACAATGCAAAACATCGCCTTCAGCCTGAACCTGTACAGTGGCCAGATGTGTACCTGCCCACAGAACATCTTTATACCCAAAGCAGGCATAAAGACAGGCGATGGGCAGGTGGACTACGCGCAGGTAGTGGAGGCCCTGACGGCGGCCATACGCGGGCTGGCTACGCACGAAAAGGCTGGACCTGCGGTGCTGGGTGCCATACAGAACGAGCAGACAGCCTGGCGTATAGAGGATAGCAAAAAACTGGGAAAGGTATTGCTAGACAGCCTGAAGATCGCCAACCCGGAATATCCGAAGGCCCGCACGGCAAGCCCCCTGGTGATGGAGGTGGCCGCCGACCAGCTGCAAAGCCTGAAAAGGGAGCATTTTGGCCCGATTGTACTCGTGGTGCCCACCGAAAGCACGGATGAGAGCATCCGGCTGGCGGCAGAGATAGCGAGCGAAAAGGGTGCTATCTCCTGCGGTGCCTGGAGCCTGGACCCGGCAACCCTGCATAAGATTTCGGACCAAATGGCTGATGCGGGCACTGCCGTATCGGCCAACCTGAGTGGCCCGATCTATGTAAACCAGAACGCGGGATTTAGCGACTTTCACGTATCGGGCGGCAACCCCAGCGGGAACGCCAGCCTGACGGACCCTGCCTTCATCGTCCGCCGCTTTACCCGTGTGGGCATGCGCATAGCAGCTTCCTAA
- a CDS encoding SPOR domain-containing protein: MYGDYLKPDGWGLQLGTFSSVDNALAFCQKVKESGYSKLFIQQIPVGSGYTYKVVLGAYSTVEMARSYEAEVKKKGYDSFAIAHLP; the protein is encoded by the coding sequence ATGTATGGAGATTACCTGAAACCCGACGGATGGGGCCTACAGCTGGGTACTTTTTCCAGTGTAGACAATGCCCTCGCATTCTGCCAGAAAGTAAAGGAAAGTGGTTACAGCAAGCTGTTTATCCAGCAGATACCTGTAGGCAGCGGCTACACCTACAAGGTAGTGCTGGGTGCCTACAGCACGGTAGAGATGGCGCGCAGCTACGAAGCCGAGGTTAAGAAGAAGGGGTACGACAGCTTTGCGATAGCGCACCTGCCCTAG